In a genomic window of Passer domesticus isolate bPasDom1 chromosome 3, bPasDom1.hap1, whole genome shotgun sequence:
- the VRK2 gene encoding serine/threonine-protein kinase VRK2 isoform X3 encodes MPPKGPGKGKLPVPLPKDMILKDTEGKTWRLGRQIGQGGFGLIYLASPQTQVPVEDDAVHVIKVEYLENGPLFSELKFYQRAAKQEHIRKWMNLKKIRCLGIPVFWGSGLAEYNGKSYRFMVMERLGQDLQRIFEDCGSRFKKEIVLQLGARMLDTLEYIHENEYVHGDIKAANLLLGYSNPHEVYLADYGLCYRYCPNGNHKQYQENPRKGHNGTIEFTSIDAHKGVAPSRRGDLEILGYCMLHWLCGKLPWEQNLKDPVAVQSAKTKLMDELPDSVLRWDSPGSSCSEIAKFLASVSGLAYAEKPKYQVLKRILLDGLESSGMRYDGPLEFSTAAAAAACARNHLAAKVSRVRLPKPPSKPAQQKGKKPQGEEPAYPNKVCVGVTGTQLLEEGKPSTRSRRRPQAELQQHTELLPVPQWAPLSRPSLKSVQQKEDVGHEDHPSCLSRPHTRGTRRPFHLEDKPLQLYTTCQEPAHPKKEDTARELPPFDPYRILSEFQKKHNHLVTPAPAAASQAGADTTRPSLSAVFKLAFADQTYPYTAAVLVLLLLIALSLYLL; translated from the exons ATGCCGCCCAAAGGTCCCGGCAAAGGCAAGCTGCCAGTCCCGCTCCCTAAAGACATGATCCTGAAAGACACCGAAGGAAAAACCTGGAGGCTGGGCAGACAGATCGGCCAGGGAGGATTTGGCCTGATCTATTTAG cATCCCCTCAAACTCAGGTTCCTGTGGAAGATGATGCAGTGCATGTCATTAAAGTG GAATATCTTGAAAATGGCCCCTTGTTTTCTGAGCTGAAGTTTTACCAGAGGGCTGCCAAACAAGAGCACA TAAGAAAATGGATGAATCTCAAAAAAATAAGATGTTTAGGAATTCCAGTGTTTTGGGGATCAGGCCTGGCTGAGTACAATGGAAAAAG CTACAGGTTCATGGTCATGGAGAGACTGGGGCAAGACCTTCAAAGAATCTTTGAAGATTGTGGAAGCAGGTTTAAGAAGGAGATTGTTCTGCAGCTTGGGGCACGGATG TTGGATACTTTGGAGTACATACATGAAAATGAGTATGTCCATGGGGACATTAAAGCAGCGAATCTTCTTCTGGGCTACAGCAATCCACACGAG GTTTATCTTGCAGATTATGGACTTTGCTACAGATATTGTCCCAATGGGAACCACAAACAGTATCAGGAAAATCCTAGGAAGGGCCATAATGGGACAATAGAGTTTACCAGCATAGATGCCCACAAGGGAGTAG CCCCATCCAGACGAGGTGACCTTGAAATCCTTGGCTACTGCATGCTGCACTGGCTGTGTGggaagctgccctgggagcagaaCCTCAAGGACCCTGTAGCTGTCCAGAGTGCGAAAACAAA ACTTATGGATGAGCTCCCAGATTCAGTGCTGAGGTGGGATTCTCCTGGAAGCAGCTGCA GTGAAATAGCCAAGTTTCTGGCCTCTGTTTCTGGCTTAGCTTATGCTGAGAAGCCCAAGTATCAAGTGCTGAAGAGAATCCTGCTGGATGGCCTGGAGTCGAGCGGGATGCGCTACGACGGCCCTCTGGAATTTtccacggcagcagcagcagcagcctgtgcacGGAATCACCTTGCTGCTAAGGTGTCCAGA GTTCGCCTCCCAAAGCCTCCATCAAAACCAGCccagcagaagggaaaaaagccacAAGGTGAAGAACCTGCCTATCCAAACAAAGTGTGTGTGGGGGTGACAGGCACacagctcctggaggaaggAAAGCCAAGTACACGGAGCAGGAGGCgtccccaggcagagctgcagcag CACACAGAGTTACTGCCTGTACCTCAGTGGGCTCCCTTGTCCAGGCCTTCCCTAAAATcagtgcagcagaaggaagacGTGGGGCACGAGGACCACCCCAGCTGCCTGAGCAGGCCCCACACCCGGGGAACACGCCGGCCGTTCCATCTGGAAGACAAACCACTTCAATTGTACACTACATGTCAGGAGCCTGCACACCCAAAAAAG gaAGACACTGCAAGAGAGCTGCCACCATTTGACCCCTACAGAATACTCTCAGAATTCCAAAAGAAACACAATCACCTTGtaactccagctcctgcagcagcatcccaggcTGGTGCTGACACCACTCgtccctctctctctgctgtgTTTAAGCTGGCATTTGCTGATCAAACCTACCCCTACACTGCAGCTGTTCTGGTGCTTCTGCTGCTCATTGCCCTGTCCTTGTATCTGCTTTGA
- the VRK2 gene encoding serine/threonine-protein kinase VRK2 isoform X5, translating to MPPKGPGKGKLPVPLPKDMILKDTEGKTWRLGRQIGQGGFGLIYLASPQTQVPVEDDAVHVIKVEYLENGPLFSELKFYQRAAKQEHIRKWMNLKKIRCLGIPVFWGSGLAEYNGKSYRFMVMERLGQDLQRIFEDCGSRFKKEIVLQLGARMLDTLEYIHENEYVHGDIKAANLLLGYSNPHEVYLADYGLCYRYCPNGNHKQYQENPRKGHNGTIEFTSIDAHKGVAPSRRGDLEILGYCMLHWLCGKLPWEQNLKDPVAVQSAKTKLMDELPDSVLRWDSPGSSCSEIAKFLASVSGLAYAEKPKYQVLKRILLDGLESSGMRYDGPLEFSTAAAAAACARNHLAAKVSRVRLPKPPSKPAQQKGKKPQGEEPAYPNKVCVGVTGTQLLEEGKPSTRSRRRPQAELQQHTELLPVPQWAPLSRPSLKSVQQKEDVGHEDHPSCLSRPHTRGTRRPFHLEDKPLQLYTTCQEPAHPKKSDHHCLETPVQAGRGKQQKHSCT from the exons ATGCCGCCCAAAGGTCCCGGCAAAGGCAAGCTGCCAGTCCCGCTCCCTAAAGACATGATCCTGAAAGACACCGAAGGAAAAACCTGGAGGCTGGGCAGACAGATCGGCCAGGGAGGATTTGGCCTGATCTATTTAG cATCCCCTCAAACTCAGGTTCCTGTGGAAGATGATGCAGTGCATGTCATTAAAGTG GAATATCTTGAAAATGGCCCCTTGTTTTCTGAGCTGAAGTTTTACCAGAGGGCTGCCAAACAAGAGCACA TAAGAAAATGGATGAATCTCAAAAAAATAAGATGTTTAGGAATTCCAGTGTTTTGGGGATCAGGCCTGGCTGAGTACAATGGAAAAAG CTACAGGTTCATGGTCATGGAGAGACTGGGGCAAGACCTTCAAAGAATCTTTGAAGATTGTGGAAGCAGGTTTAAGAAGGAGATTGTTCTGCAGCTTGGGGCACGGATG TTGGATACTTTGGAGTACATACATGAAAATGAGTATGTCCATGGGGACATTAAAGCAGCGAATCTTCTTCTGGGCTACAGCAATCCACACGAG GTTTATCTTGCAGATTATGGACTTTGCTACAGATATTGTCCCAATGGGAACCACAAACAGTATCAGGAAAATCCTAGGAAGGGCCATAATGGGACAATAGAGTTTACCAGCATAGATGCCCACAAGGGAGTAG CCCCATCCAGACGAGGTGACCTTGAAATCCTTGGCTACTGCATGCTGCACTGGCTGTGTGggaagctgccctgggagcagaaCCTCAAGGACCCTGTAGCTGTCCAGAGTGCGAAAACAAA ACTTATGGATGAGCTCCCAGATTCAGTGCTGAGGTGGGATTCTCCTGGAAGCAGCTGCA GTGAAATAGCCAAGTTTCTGGCCTCTGTTTCTGGCTTAGCTTATGCTGAGAAGCCCAAGTATCAAGTGCTGAAGAGAATCCTGCTGGATGGCCTGGAGTCGAGCGGGATGCGCTACGACGGCCCTCTGGAATTTtccacggcagcagcagcagcagcctgtgcacGGAATCACCTTGCTGCTAAGGTGTCCAGA GTTCGCCTCCCAAAGCCTCCATCAAAACCAGCccagcagaagggaaaaaagccacAAGGTGAAGAACCTGCCTATCCAAACAAAGTGTGTGTGGGGGTGACAGGCACacagctcctggaggaaggAAAGCCAAGTACACGGAGCAGGAGGCgtccccaggcagagctgcagcag CACACAGAGTTACTGCCTGTACCTCAGTGGGCTCCCTTGTCCAGGCCTTCCCTAAAATcagtgcagcagaaggaagacGTGGGGCACGAGGACCACCCCAGCTGCCTGAGCAGGCCCCACACCCGGGGAACACGCCGGCCGTTCCATCTGGAAGACAAACCACTTCAATTGTACACTACATGTCAGGAGCCTGCACACCCAAAAAAG TCTGATCATCACTGCCTGGAGACTCCGGTACAAGCTGGGAGAGGGAAGCAGCAAAAGCACAGCTGTACCTGA
- the VRK2 gene encoding serine/threonine-protein kinase VRK2 isoform X4, which yields MPPKGPGKGKLPVPLPKDMILKDTEGKTWRLGRQIGQGGFGLIYLASPQTQVPVEDDAVHVIKVEYLENGPLFSELKFYQRAAKQEHIRKWMNLKKIRCLGIPVFWGSGLAEYNGKSYRFMVMERLGQDLQRIFEDCGSRFKKEIVLQLGARMLDTLEYIHENEYVHGDIKAANLLLGYSNPHEVYLADYGLCYRYCPNGNHKQYQENPRKGHNGTIEFTSIDAHKGVAPSRRGDLEILGYCMLHWLCGKLPWEQNLKDPVAVQSAKTKLMDELPDSVLRWDSPGSSCSEIAKFLASVSGLAYAEKPKYQVLKRILLDGLESSGMRYDGPLEFSTAAAAAACARNHLAAKVSRVRLPKPPSKPAQQKGKKPQGEEPAYPNKVCVGVTGTQLLEEGKPSTRSRRRPQAELQQHTELLPVPQWAPLSRPSLKSVQQKEDVGHEDHPSCLSRPHTRGTRRPFHLEDKPLQLYTTCQEPAHPKKQSDHHCLETPVQAGRGKQQKHSCT from the exons ATGCCGCCCAAAGGTCCCGGCAAAGGCAAGCTGCCAGTCCCGCTCCCTAAAGACATGATCCTGAAAGACACCGAAGGAAAAACCTGGAGGCTGGGCAGACAGATCGGCCAGGGAGGATTTGGCCTGATCTATTTAG cATCCCCTCAAACTCAGGTTCCTGTGGAAGATGATGCAGTGCATGTCATTAAAGTG GAATATCTTGAAAATGGCCCCTTGTTTTCTGAGCTGAAGTTTTACCAGAGGGCTGCCAAACAAGAGCACA TAAGAAAATGGATGAATCTCAAAAAAATAAGATGTTTAGGAATTCCAGTGTTTTGGGGATCAGGCCTGGCTGAGTACAATGGAAAAAG CTACAGGTTCATGGTCATGGAGAGACTGGGGCAAGACCTTCAAAGAATCTTTGAAGATTGTGGAAGCAGGTTTAAGAAGGAGATTGTTCTGCAGCTTGGGGCACGGATG TTGGATACTTTGGAGTACATACATGAAAATGAGTATGTCCATGGGGACATTAAAGCAGCGAATCTTCTTCTGGGCTACAGCAATCCACACGAG GTTTATCTTGCAGATTATGGACTTTGCTACAGATATTGTCCCAATGGGAACCACAAACAGTATCAGGAAAATCCTAGGAAGGGCCATAATGGGACAATAGAGTTTACCAGCATAGATGCCCACAAGGGAGTAG CCCCATCCAGACGAGGTGACCTTGAAATCCTTGGCTACTGCATGCTGCACTGGCTGTGTGggaagctgccctgggagcagaaCCTCAAGGACCCTGTAGCTGTCCAGAGTGCGAAAACAAA ACTTATGGATGAGCTCCCAGATTCAGTGCTGAGGTGGGATTCTCCTGGAAGCAGCTGCA GTGAAATAGCCAAGTTTCTGGCCTCTGTTTCTGGCTTAGCTTATGCTGAGAAGCCCAAGTATCAAGTGCTGAAGAGAATCCTGCTGGATGGCCTGGAGTCGAGCGGGATGCGCTACGACGGCCCTCTGGAATTTtccacggcagcagcagcagcagcctgtgcacGGAATCACCTTGCTGCTAAGGTGTCCAGA GTTCGCCTCCCAAAGCCTCCATCAAAACCAGCccagcagaagggaaaaaagccacAAGGTGAAGAACCTGCCTATCCAAACAAAGTGTGTGTGGGGGTGACAGGCACacagctcctggaggaaggAAAGCCAAGTACACGGAGCAGGAGGCgtccccaggcagagctgcagcag CACACAGAGTTACTGCCTGTACCTCAGTGGGCTCCCTTGTCCAGGCCTTCCCTAAAATcagtgcagcagaaggaagacGTGGGGCACGAGGACCACCCCAGCTGCCTGAGCAGGCCCCACACCCGGGGAACACGCCGGCCGTTCCATCTGGAAGACAAACCACTTCAATTGTACACTACATGTCAGGAGCCTGCACACCCAAAAAAG CAGTCTGATCATCACTGCCTGGAGACTCCGGTACAAGCTGGGAGAGGGAAGCAGCAAAAGCACAGCTGTACCTGA
- the VRK2 gene encoding serine/threonine-protein kinase VRK2 isoform X1, whose product MPPKGPGKGKLPVPLPKDMILKDTEGKTWRLGRQIGQGGFGLIYLASPQTQVPVEDDAVHVIKVEYLENGPLFSELKFYQRAAKQEHIRKWMNLKKIRCLGIPVFWGSGLAEYNGKSYRFMVMERLGQDLQRIFEDCGSRFKKEIVLQLGARMLDTLEYIHENEYVHGDIKAANLLLGYSNPHEVYLADYGLCYRYCPNGNHKQYQENPRKGHNGTIEFTSIDAHKGVAPSRRGDLEILGYCMLHWLCGKLPWEQNLKDPVAVQSAKTKLMDELPDSVLRWDSPGSSCSEIAKFLASVSGLAYAEKPKYQVLKRILLDGLESSGMRYDGPLEFSTAAAAAACARNHLAAKVRLPKPPSKPAQQKGKKPQGEEPAYPNKVCVGVTGTQLLEEGKPSTRSRRRPQAELQQHTELLPVPQWAPLSRPSLKSVQQKEDVGHEDHPSCLSRPHTRGTRRPFHLEDKPLQLYTTCQEPAHPKKEDTARELPPFDPYRILSEFQKKHNHLVTPAPAAASQAGADTTRPSLSAVFKLAFADQTYPYTAAVLVLLLLIALSLYLL is encoded by the exons ATGCCGCCCAAAGGTCCCGGCAAAGGCAAGCTGCCAGTCCCGCTCCCTAAAGACATGATCCTGAAAGACACCGAAGGAAAAACCTGGAGGCTGGGCAGACAGATCGGCCAGGGAGGATTTGGCCTGATCTATTTAG cATCCCCTCAAACTCAGGTTCCTGTGGAAGATGATGCAGTGCATGTCATTAAAGTG GAATATCTTGAAAATGGCCCCTTGTTTTCTGAGCTGAAGTTTTACCAGAGGGCTGCCAAACAAGAGCACA TAAGAAAATGGATGAATCTCAAAAAAATAAGATGTTTAGGAATTCCAGTGTTTTGGGGATCAGGCCTGGCTGAGTACAATGGAAAAAG CTACAGGTTCATGGTCATGGAGAGACTGGGGCAAGACCTTCAAAGAATCTTTGAAGATTGTGGAAGCAGGTTTAAGAAGGAGATTGTTCTGCAGCTTGGGGCACGGATG TTGGATACTTTGGAGTACATACATGAAAATGAGTATGTCCATGGGGACATTAAAGCAGCGAATCTTCTTCTGGGCTACAGCAATCCACACGAG GTTTATCTTGCAGATTATGGACTTTGCTACAGATATTGTCCCAATGGGAACCACAAACAGTATCAGGAAAATCCTAGGAAGGGCCATAATGGGACAATAGAGTTTACCAGCATAGATGCCCACAAGGGAGTAG CCCCATCCAGACGAGGTGACCTTGAAATCCTTGGCTACTGCATGCTGCACTGGCTGTGTGggaagctgccctgggagcagaaCCTCAAGGACCCTGTAGCTGTCCAGAGTGCGAAAACAAA ACTTATGGATGAGCTCCCAGATTCAGTGCTGAGGTGGGATTCTCCTGGAAGCAGCTGCA GTGAAATAGCCAAGTTTCTGGCCTCTGTTTCTGGCTTAGCTTATGCTGAGAAGCCCAAGTATCAAGTGCTGAAGAGAATCCTGCTGGATGGCCTGGAGTCGAGCGGGATGCGCTACGACGGCCCTCTGGAATTTtccacggcagcagcagcagcagcctgtgcacGGAATCACCTTGCTGCTAAG GTTCGCCTCCCAAAGCCTCCATCAAAACCAGCccagcagaagggaaaaaagccacAAGGTGAAGAACCTGCCTATCCAAACAAAGTGTGTGTGGGGGTGACAGGCACacagctcctggaggaaggAAAGCCAAGTACACGGAGCAGGAGGCgtccccaggcagagctgcagcag CACACAGAGTTACTGCCTGTACCTCAGTGGGCTCCCTTGTCCAGGCCTTCCCTAAAATcagtgcagcagaaggaagacGTGGGGCACGAGGACCACCCCAGCTGCCTGAGCAGGCCCCACACCCGGGGAACACGCCGGCCGTTCCATCTGGAAGACAAACCACTTCAATTGTACACTACATGTCAGGAGCCTGCACACCCAAAAAAG gaAGACACTGCAAGAGAGCTGCCACCATTTGACCCCTACAGAATACTCTCAGAATTCCAAAAGAAACACAATCACCTTGtaactccagctcctgcagcagcatcccaggcTGGTGCTGACACCACTCgtccctctctctctgctgtgTTTAAGCTGGCATTTGCTGATCAAACCTACCCCTACACTGCAGCTGTTCTGGTGCTTCTGCTGCTCATTGCCCTGTCCTTGTATCTGCTTTGA
- the VRK2 gene encoding serine/threonine-protein kinase VRK2 isoform X2 has product MPPKGPGKGKLPVPLPKDMILKDTEGKTWRLGRQIGQGGFGLIYLASPQTQVPVEDDAVHVIKVEYLENGPLFSELKFYQRAAKQEHIRKWMNLKKIRCLGIPVFWGSGLAEYNGKSYRFMVMERLGQDLQRIFEDCGSRFKKEIVLQLGARMLDTLEYIHENEYVHGDIKAANLLLGYSNPHEVYLADYGLCYRYCPNGNHKQYQENPRKGHNGTIEFTSIDAHKGVAPSRRGDLEILGYCMLHWLCGKLPWEQNLKDPVAVQSAKTKLMDELPDSVLRWDSPGSSCTYAEKPKYQVLKRILLDGLESSGMRYDGPLEFSTAAAAAACARNHLAAKVSRVRLPKPPSKPAQQKGKKPQGEEPAYPNKVCVGVTGTQLLEEGKPSTRSRRRPQAELQQHTELLPVPQWAPLSRPSLKSVQQKEDVGHEDHPSCLSRPHTRGTRRPFHLEDKPLQLYTTCQEPAHPKKEDTARELPPFDPYRILSEFQKKHNHLVTPAPAAASQAGADTTRPSLSAVFKLAFADQTYPYTAAVLVLLLLIALSLYLL; this is encoded by the exons ATGCCGCCCAAAGGTCCCGGCAAAGGCAAGCTGCCAGTCCCGCTCCCTAAAGACATGATCCTGAAAGACACCGAAGGAAAAACCTGGAGGCTGGGCAGACAGATCGGCCAGGGAGGATTTGGCCTGATCTATTTAG cATCCCCTCAAACTCAGGTTCCTGTGGAAGATGATGCAGTGCATGTCATTAAAGTG GAATATCTTGAAAATGGCCCCTTGTTTTCTGAGCTGAAGTTTTACCAGAGGGCTGCCAAACAAGAGCACA TAAGAAAATGGATGAATCTCAAAAAAATAAGATGTTTAGGAATTCCAGTGTTTTGGGGATCAGGCCTGGCTGAGTACAATGGAAAAAG CTACAGGTTCATGGTCATGGAGAGACTGGGGCAAGACCTTCAAAGAATCTTTGAAGATTGTGGAAGCAGGTTTAAGAAGGAGATTGTTCTGCAGCTTGGGGCACGGATG TTGGATACTTTGGAGTACATACATGAAAATGAGTATGTCCATGGGGACATTAAAGCAGCGAATCTTCTTCTGGGCTACAGCAATCCACACGAG GTTTATCTTGCAGATTATGGACTTTGCTACAGATATTGTCCCAATGGGAACCACAAACAGTATCAGGAAAATCCTAGGAAGGGCCATAATGGGACAATAGAGTTTACCAGCATAGATGCCCACAAGGGAGTAG CCCCATCCAGACGAGGTGACCTTGAAATCCTTGGCTACTGCATGCTGCACTGGCTGTGTGggaagctgccctgggagcagaaCCTCAAGGACCCTGTAGCTGTCCAGAGTGCGAAAACAAA ACTTATGGATGAGCTCCCAGATTCAGTGCTGAGGTGGGATTCTCCTGGAAGCAGCTGCA CTTATGCTGAGAAGCCCAAGTATCAAGTGCTGAAGAGAATCCTGCTGGATGGCCTGGAGTCGAGCGGGATGCGCTACGACGGCCCTCTGGAATTTtccacggcagcagcagcagcagcctgtgcacGGAATCACCTTGCTGCTAAGGTGTCCAGA GTTCGCCTCCCAAAGCCTCCATCAAAACCAGCccagcagaagggaaaaaagccacAAGGTGAAGAACCTGCCTATCCAAACAAAGTGTGTGTGGGGGTGACAGGCACacagctcctggaggaaggAAAGCCAAGTACACGGAGCAGGAGGCgtccccaggcagagctgcagcag CACACAGAGTTACTGCCTGTACCTCAGTGGGCTCCCTTGTCCAGGCCTTCCCTAAAATcagtgcagcagaaggaagacGTGGGGCACGAGGACCACCCCAGCTGCCTGAGCAGGCCCCACACCCGGGGAACACGCCGGCCGTTCCATCTGGAAGACAAACCACTTCAATTGTACACTACATGTCAGGAGCCTGCACACCCAAAAAAG gaAGACACTGCAAGAGAGCTGCCACCATTTGACCCCTACAGAATACTCTCAGAATTCCAAAAGAAACACAATCACCTTGtaactccagctcctgcagcagcatcccaggcTGGTGCTGACACCACTCgtccctctctctctgctgtgTTTAAGCTGGCATTTGCTGATCAAACCTACCCCTACACTGCAGCTGTTCTGGTGCTTCTGCTGCTCATTGCCCTGTCCTTGTATCTGCTTTGA